One window from the genome of Glycine soja cultivar W05 chromosome 12, ASM419377v2, whole genome shotgun sequence encodes:
- the LOC114378415 gene encoding NEDD8-specific protease 1, with protein sequence MRKSKADEKILSYNDVVLRRSDLHILSGPYFLNDRIIEFYFSYLSSCHPSQDILLVPPSIAFWIIQCPVAEALGDFIEPLHLPDKTLVIFPVNDNDDVDRAEGGSHWSLLAYYRNANLFVHHDSCRSMNAAPAKQLYKGIAGYMGSSGSASEASFLECTNSPMQDNGYDCGLYATAIARVICNWHVNHKNADTNDLWFSAVKEQVSPSAVASMRGEILALIRDLMARH encoded by the coding sequence atgaggaaatcaaaagcAGATGAGAAGATTCTCAGCTACAACGATGTGGTGCTTAGGCGATCTGATTTACACATCCTTAGTGGTCCATATTTTTTGAATGATCGGATTATCGAGTTTTATTTCAGCTATCTTTCTTCATGTCATCCCTCTCAGGATATCCTGCTGGTTCCACCATCCATTGCATTTTGGATAATACAATGCCCTGTCGCTGAGGCTCTTGGTGATTTCATAGAACCCCTTCATTTGCCTGATAAGACACTGGTTATATTTCCCGTCAATGACAATGATGACGTTGACAGAGCTGAAGGTGGTTCTCATTGGAGCTTACTTGCATATTACCGCAACGCTAATTTGTTTGTTCACCACGATAGTTGCAGAAGCATGAATGCAGCACCCGCCAAGCAACTCTATAAAGGCATTGCTGGATACATGGGATCCTCTGGATCAGCTTCTGAGGCTAGCTTTCTGGAATGCACTAATTCACCCATGCAAGACAATGGTTATGACTGTGGCTTATATGCCACAGCCATAGCCAGAGTAATATGCAACTGGCATGTAAATCATAAAAATGCTGATACAAATGATCTGTGGTTTTCTGCGGTGAAGGAACAGGTTTCCCCATCTGCTGTCGCCAGCATGCGAGGCGAGATCCTGGCCTTGATCAGAGATCTAATGGCAAGACATTGA